Genomic segment of Gemmatimonadaceae bacterium:
CACCTGCGCCAGGACCCGTGCCCGCTCCAACTCTCGTGTCGACATCCCCGTGCGCCCCATCCCGGCCTCCTCGCGAGGCCTCGAATCTGGGGGACACTTCTACTGGTCGCACCACGGGGACATTATCCGCGGCGTGCAACACGCCCCTGACGCCCCGCGTCGGGGGCTCTATCTTTGCCGCATCCTCTGCCGGCCCAATGACATGCCCGACCTGGTCTCCCCCCGCACCCTCGCCTTCCAGCTCTACGACGTCCTCGGCGCCGAAACGCTCTGCCAGCGCCCCCGCTTCGCCGACTACTCCCGCGAGGCCTTCGACGCCGTCCTGGAATCGGCCCGCGGCATCGCCACCGAGCTCTACGAGCCGCATCGCAGCGCCAACGACACCCAAGAGCCGCGCGTCGAGAACGGCAAGGTCGTCCTCAACCCGGGCGTCAAGCCGGCCTGGGACGCCACCGCCGAGGCAGGGCTGCTGGCCGCCACCCACGACGTGGAACTGGGCGGGATGCAGCTTCCCCACGTCATCTCCGCCGCGGCCTTCTGCACCCTCGACGCGGCCAACGTCGCCACGGCCTCGTACCCGCTCCTCACCGTCGGCGCCGCCAACCTGATCGCCGAGTTCGGCTCCTCGGAACAGAAGGCGGCCTGGCTCCCGCGCATGTTCGACGGCCGCTTCGGCGGCACCATGGCCCTAACGGAGCCCGACGCCGGATCTTCGCTCGCGGACCTGCGCACCGTGGCCCGTGCCCGGCCCGACGGCTCGTACCATCTCGAAGGAACGAAGATCTGGATCTCAGCGGGCGAGCATGAACTGACCGAGAACATCGTTCATTTGGTTCTCGGGCGCATCGAAGGAGCACCCGCTGGCACGAAAGGCATCTCGCTCTTCATCGTCCCGAAGTTCCTCCTCAACGCCGACGGCTCCATCGGCGCGCGCAATGGCGTCGTCCTCGGCGGCCTCATCCACAAGATGGGCTGGCGCGGCACCACCAGCACCCTGCTGAACTTCGGCGAGAAGGACCCGTGCGTGGGCTACCTGGTGGGCGAACCCCACAAGGGGCTGGCCTACATGTTCCACATGATGAACGAGGCGCGCATCAGCGTCGGACGCTCGGCCACCGGCATGGGCCACGCGGCCTACGCCCACGCCGTGGAATACGCCCGCACCCGCAAGCAGGGGCGCCTCCCGGGCGAGAAGGACCCGACCAAGCCGCCCGTCCCGATCATAGCGCACGCGGACGTGCGCAGAATGCTCCTCGAGGCTCGGGCCCACATCGACGCTTCGCTTCTGCTGATCCTACAGTGCGCCCTATTGGTTGATGAGCAGAAGACCGCAGAAACTACAGAGAAAAAGCAGCTGGCTACACTGCTGCTCGAGGTGCTCACTCCCATCGCCAAGACCTTCCCGTCGCTCGGCAGCCAGATCGCCATCAGCAACGCAATGCAGGTGATGGGCGGGTACGGCTACGCGCGCGAGTATCCCATCGAACAGCTCTATCGCGACAACCGCCTCAACCAGATCCACGAGGGAACCAACGGCATCCAGGCCCTCGACCTGTTGGGCCGCAAGGTGGTGCAGGACGGCGGCGCCTGCTTCAAGGCGCTCGCCGGTCAGGTGAAGCCCACCATCGCCGCCGCCCTCGCGTCAAGCGACGACACCCTCAAGGGCTTCGCCGGGCAGCTCGCCACCGCCCTGGGCGAATGGGCCGAATGCACGAAGGTGCTGGGCGGGGCGATGATGAAGGACCCGAATCGCGCGCTTGCTAACGCGTCGGTCTACTTCGACGTGTCGGCGCGCGTGGTGGTGGGCTGGCTTTGGTTGCGCATGGCGGTGACGGCAGACGGGAGACGGGAGACGGCAGTGGGCGAGGAGGAACGGGACTTCCTCGCCATGCAGCTGCAGTGCGCCAAGTACTGGTTCGGCTGGGAGCTTCCGCGCATCGCTCCGGACATCGCCCTCCTCACCCGGCTCGACACCACGACGCTGGACGCATCGCCCGCCTGGTTTTAGGAGGGGGGCGGCGACCTACGCTGCGACTTGCTCGACGGTGATCTCGGGGGCGCCAGCGCGACGAGACGCGTGTTCAACGGTGATCGCGCACATGTCCCCGTGTTCGTCCACGTCTACGACCGTGTTCTCGTCGAGGTCCCGCGACTCAAACACGGGGACATCCCGGAACTCGATGTAGAGCGTGTCCGTCTGCTTGAAATAGCGAATTTTCACGGCACGAAGCTCCGGTCGAAAGAGGCGTTGTGCACGGTCTCGCCGTCGGCAAGCAGAACGACCCGAAGGTATCGCCCGCCGTACTCGGGAACCGCGCACCAGCGCCGCAGCCGGCCGTCAGTCTGCGCAGTTTCCCGTATTGGGTTGCGAATGGCTCGCAAGATCCATGCGTCTTCGATCATCGCGCGATCGGGACGCCGCCGCACGAGTTCAAAATACTCTGTCTGCTTCACGGGGCAACGCCTGTAGAGAATTGGCGACCCCAACTTCACCTGCAGTCGAGCGCCTGCCGTTACCAAATCCTCGCCAAGCGCATCGTCGCGGCGTTGCGCTGGGGGGAGGGGGAGCTGAGAGTGATCGGCTTAACGGTGCGGTAGTTTCTCCCGTCTACCATCTGCCCTCCGCCATCACCATCCCCCACACCAACCCGTCCTTACCCAGTGGGCCCTGATGGATTCGAACCATCGCGCGTCGGATTATGAGTCCGCTGCTCTAACCGCTGAGCTAAGGGCCCGGCCCTGTGGCGACTCCAAGCTACCCCCGGCCGCGGTAGTTTCGAAAGTGTGGTCCAGTCTTGACGCCCTCGTGACGGTCGACCCTCACCTTTGGCGCGGCACCTTTGGGAGCAACTGAAGTGACCTTTCCGGTGGGACTCTGGCTGATCCTCCTGATCTTCCTGCTCGTGGTACCTTCGCCGTGGGATTCGGACGTTCGGCTCCAGTTGGCGGTGGCCGCGACGGTGTACGTGGCAGGGTACGGCCTGGTGACGCTCCGCCGGCTGCGGCAGCGCACGGGTGGGGAAGAGACGTCAAAGATGCCGGTGCCCGACGTGCCACCGCTCCCTCGCCGGGACGATCCGCGGGAACTCGCGGAGCGCCGCTCGTTCCGGCTCGAGGTCTTCTGCACCCAGTCGGCCGAGGAGGCCTCGCGGGTGGAGGAAGTGAGGGAAAGCTTGCGCGCGTTCGGGCCGGCGCTGACCCCTGTGGTCAGCGACGCCGACGCCCGCATTCGCCTGGCGATGGACCAGCTGCTCGTCGCGCCCAGCGTGGAGGTGCTGGCGCAGCTCGAGGGGCTGGTGCGGGACCGGATGCGCGTCGCGTCCGCCAGTAGCCCCGAGGCGAGGCGTGCCGCCCCGCCGTCGGTGGCGGCGCGGCGCCTCCCGGCCTTTGCTTCGTCTCGGCTTGACAGTTTGTCCCCGTAGTCCCACATTGGGGCAGATTGAGCTTCTATAGTTGGCGGGTCCCGACGTGGGGCCGCCCGTCTGTCCATACTCAGGAATCTCCGGAGATCGCCGATGGCATTCAATTTCGTCAAGCGTCTGGCTGGCCTCGCCCTGGTGGCGGTCTGCGTCTCGCCGTTGACTGCGCAGCAGGTCACGCTGCAAGACCTCGCCAAGATGACGCCCGAGCAGCTCAAGACCGTGCCGCCGGAAACGCTCAAGCAACTGCTGACGTTCGGCGCCATTCAGACCGCTGGCCTTCCGGCCTCGCAGCCCTTCTTCCGCGGCGCGCCGGGCACCAGCTCGGGCTCGCCGTCGGGCTTCGGCGCGGCCTGGCGCGATGGCTTCGTCGGCGGCGGATTCCAGCAGGTCCGCAAGCCGTGGGGGCAGCGTAGCACGGCGCCGACTCCCGATTCCGACGGCTCGATGGCCTTCGGCTTCGGCCTCGGCAACGCCAAGGAGGCGGTGGGCCTCGAAGTGGTGGTCGCTTCGCTTGGCACCTTCCGCTCGGGCTTGTATGAGCGCACGGCCTTCTCGTTCAAGGCGCACCATCAGGTGAGCAGCAGCGCCTCCATCGCGCTGGGCGTGGAGAACGCCTTCGTGACGGGCGGCAGCGACGGCGGCGATCCGTCGGTCTTCGTGGCCGCCACGCGCGTGCTCTCGTTCCCCGAGTCGCCGCTGAAGCAGGTGACGGTGTCGGGCGGCATCGGCAACGGCCGCTTCCGCTTCGAGAAGGATTTCATGGAAGACAAGAAGACCGTGAACTTCTTCGGGTCCGTCGGCGCGCAGTTCCACGCGCAGGCCTCGGCCTTCGCCGATTGGGGCGGACAGGATCTGGCCGTTGGATTGTCGCTCGTCCCCATCAAGGCCTTCCCGGTGATCATCACGCCGGCCATCACCGACCTGACGGGTGCCAATGGCAATGATCCGCGCTTCACGCTCGGGTTTGGCATCGGGATGCGTTTCTAAGAGAAACAACAGAGAGACAACAGACAGACAACAGAGAGACAACAGACTCTTGGAGACGAACTCAATGAAGAACTTCCTGAAGATTTCAACCGCTGCCGCCATGATGCTCTCGGCATCCGTGGCGCTGGCGCAGAATGGTTCGGACGTGACGGGCGGAACGGTGGGCGCGACGGTGGGCGGCATCTTCGTGCCGGCGCCGGTGACCGCCCCCGGCGGGTTCGGCGCGGGGGCCGTAGTGGTCAACCTTCCGCCTTCTACGCCGGTCGCGGTCCCGCCGGTCCTGCCGGCGCCCTCACCTGTGCCAGCTATTCAGTCGGCGGCGTTGACCGTATCCGCAGTGACGACGGGTGCACCGGTGGCGGTTGCCGCCTTCACGCAGACCCTTCAGATGTCTGGCGTGCCGCTCGGGGCCGCGCAGGGCCTCGCGACGGCGCTGTCGCAGCTTTCCGCCAGCCCGACTGTGGGGAGCATCATCACCGCCCTAGACTCCTGGAACGTGGCAATGATGTCGCTGACGTCGGCGCAGGTGCAGGCGCTCGTGTCGACGCCGGAGGGCGGCTTTGCGGTGTCCAAGATGATCAGTGCGTATGTCGCGCTGACGAAGTAGTCGTAAGATTGGTTGATGAAGCAGGCGTGAGAGCCTGAAGCTTTAGGCCCCCAACTCCGGCGCATGGGAACGGCCCAGCGAGCGATCGCTGGGCCGTTTCGTTTGTGCAACTTCCGCTGTGTGGGCGCGAGCGTGGGGTGGGTCCTCGCGAAATTGTCGGGCCTGTAGGGGCGCTCCGCGCCCCGTTCATTGAGCCCAACAGTATTCGCGAGGACCCACCCCACGCTCGCGCTCGGCGGCTTTACCAGCACAAGCGAAACGGCCCCGCGCTCGACGTGGGGGAAAGTGGAGGGGGGCGGCGCGAGCGGAGGGGCTCGTTGCGGGAATACTCGAGCGCCAACGGCGCGAGAATTTCCCGCAGCGAGTCCCCTCCGCGAACGCCGCCGCGCGCACAGCAGCTAGTGCGACGAGAATGGCGCCGTGAAGCCGGCCCAGAGCACGGGCTTGGGCGTCTTGCTCCCGCTCGCCACCGTATGCCCCGTGGCGCGGACGCCATAGCGCCACGTCATACCGCGCGCGGTGGCATGGGCGGCGTCGAGCTGCAGGATGTACCCGGGGCGTACGGTCCCCTTCTCGGCGTACGACGCCACGCAGGTGGTGGCGCCGTAGTTCGTCCCGCTGCGCCCGCCGGAGGCGCAGCCGGTGGAATAACCAATCGCCGGACCAATCGCCGCGCCAAGCCAGCGATTGAGCGCGCGGCGATAGAGCAGCGACCCTTCGAGCGAGTTCTCGCGCACACGCAGCCCGGCGGCGTTGTGGTTCTTCATCTGGATGATCGCCCCCTGCGCGAGGTAGCTGGACTTCCCGGCCACCTTCACGATCATCCCCTCGAACTGCACCCCGAGCACGGTGTTGCCGTCGCCGCCGTCGGGGCGCGTGCGCAGGCCGATGTTCCCCCCGATCTGCCACTGCGCTTCCGCCGCGACGGGCAGCATCAGCAGCATCAGAAGTGCTCGTTTCATTCAACGGCTCCGTGCAAAAGTGGTTGATGCGATTATCGCGGGGGACTGCCTGCACGAAATTCTCGGACCTCGAGGCGCGCCTCGCGCGCCCCGAGGTCCTCCAGTATTCGCGCAGTCAGCCCTCCGCGACAATCGCATTCTATTGCGTGTGACCGTCGAATGCTTCGAGCACTTCTGCGGGGCTGACCGTCGCAGCGCCCAGCTTTCCAACTTCTACACCGGCGGCATAGTTGGCGATGACGGCAGCTTCGAGGGCGGTGGCCCCGGCAGCGAGCATCGCCGCTAGATAGGCGGTAACCGTGTCACCCGCGCCCACGACGTCGTAGACCTCGCGCGCGGTGGTGGGGATGCGGTCGATGCGCACCTTCGGCACCTTGGGCACGGAACCTTGGCGTCGCTCCACGCTGCTCCCGTCTCCCGTCTCCCGTCGTCCGTCTGCCGTCTGCACGAGCGCCATCCCCTTCTCGGAGAGCGTCAGCAGGAGGTTTTGCACGCCAAGCCGTTCGAGAACCAGCGGCAGCGCATCCGGATGCTCGAGATCGACGGCCGCGCCGAGTGCGGCGTCGAGTTCGCGGCGGTTGGGCTTGAAGACGGTCGCGCCCTGGTACGAGAAGAAGTTGCGATACTTGGGGTCGACGACAATCGGGATCCCCTTGCGCCGCGCCTGCGCGATGGCGCGTTCGATGACGGGGACCACCAGCACGCCCTTGTTGTAATCCTCGAGCACCAGCGCGTCGGCCGCGTCCACCGCG
This window contains:
- a CDS encoding PfkB family carbohydrate kinase, with product MNRTRLETLLNLAPRLRIAVVGDAMLDIYLRGDVDRISPEAPVPVVRVRERKDALGGAANVAQNVAALGAKVELVAMIGADDAGTRLRQMLSTMGADTRGLVQTTRPTTTKTRVLARSQQLLRVDEEVDTDCLDSEIAMLAAAIDRAVDAADALVLEDYNKGVLVVPVIERAIAQARRKGIPIVVDPKYRNFFSYQGATVFKPNRRELDAALGAAVDLEHPDALPLVLERLGVQNLLLTLSEKGMALVQTADGRRETGDGSSVERRQGSVPKVPKVRIDRIPTTAREVYDVVGAGDTVTAYLAAMLAAGATALEAAVIANYAAGVEVGKLGAATVSPAEVLEAFDGHTQ
- a CDS encoding DUF2283 domain-containing protein gives rise to the protein MKIRYFKQTDTLYIEFRDVPVFESRDLDENTVVDVDEHGDMCAITVEHASRRAGAPEITVEQVAA
- a CDS encoding acyl-CoA dehydrogenase; its protein translation is MPDLVSPRTLAFQLYDVLGAETLCQRPRFADYSREAFDAVLESARGIATELYEPHRSANDTQEPRVENGKVVLNPGVKPAWDATAEAGLLAATHDVELGGMQLPHVISAAAFCTLDAANVATASYPLLTVGAANLIAEFGSSEQKAAWLPRMFDGRFGGTMALTEPDAGSSLADLRTVARARPDGSYHLEGTKIWISAGEHELTENIVHLVLGRIEGAPAGTKGISLFIVPKFLLNADGSIGARNGVVLGGLIHKMGWRGTTSTLLNFGEKDPCVGYLVGEPHKGLAYMFHMMNEARISVGRSATGMGHAAYAHAVEYARTRKQGRLPGEKDPTKPPVPIIAHADVRRMLLEARAHIDASLLLILQCALLVDEQKTAETTEKKQLATLLLEVLTPIAKTFPSLGSQIAISNAMQVMGGYGYAREYPIEQLYRDNRLNQIHEGTNGIQALDLLGRKVVQDGGACFKALAGQVKPTIAAALASSDDTLKGFAGQLATALGEWAECTKVLGGAMMKDPNRALANASVYFDVSARVVVGWLWLRMAVTADGRRETAVGEEERDFLAMQLQCAKYWFGWELPRIAPDIALLTRLDTTTLDASPAWF